From a single Nicotiana tomentosiformis chromosome 2, ASM39032v3, whole genome shotgun sequence genomic region:
- the LOC104088682 gene encoding large ribosomal subunit protein uL23-like isoform X1: MAPAKADVAKKGDPKAQAVKAAKAVKSGSTFKKKSTKIRTKVTFHRPKTLKKDRNPKYPRISAPGRNKLDQYGILKYPLTTESAMKKIEDNNTLVFIVDIKADKKKIKDAVKKMYDIQTKKVNTLIRPDGTKKAYVRLTPDYDALDVANKIGII, translated from the exons ATGGCTCCAGCTAAAG CAGATGTGGCAAAGAAAGGTGATCCCAAAGCCCAAGCCGTCAAGGCTGCCAAGGCTGTGAAATCAGGATCAACCTTTAAGAAGAAATCAACAAAGATACGAACAAAAGTCACATTTCATCGGCCCAAGACATTGAAGAAGGATAGAAATCCCAAGTATCCCCGGATTAGTGCACCTGGAAGGAACAAACTTGATCAGTACGGGATTCTTAAATATCCTCTCACCACCGAGTCTGCGATGAAAAAGATCGAGGACAATAATACACTTGTTTTTATTGTTGACATCAAGGCTGACAAAAAGAAGATTAAGGATGCGGTGAAGAAAATGTATGATATCCAGACAAAGAAAGTCAATACCTTGATCAG GCCTGATGGAACGAAGAAGGCATATGTGAGGTTGACACCCGACTATGATGCTTTGGATGTGGCGAACAAAATTGGAATCATCTAA
- the LOC104088682 gene encoding large ribosomal subunit protein uL23-like isoform X2 → MAPAKDVAKKGDPKAQAVKAAKAVKSGSTFKKKSTKIRTKVTFHRPKTLKKDRNPKYPRISAPGRNKLDQYGILKYPLTTESAMKKIEDNNTLVFIVDIKADKKKIKDAVKKMYDIQTKKVNTLIRPDGTKKAYVRLTPDYDALDVANKIGII, encoded by the exons ATGGCTCCAGCTAAAG ATGTGGCAAAGAAAGGTGATCCCAAAGCCCAAGCCGTCAAGGCTGCCAAGGCTGTGAAATCAGGATCAACCTTTAAGAAGAAATCAACAAAGATACGAACAAAAGTCACATTTCATCGGCCCAAGACATTGAAGAAGGATAGAAATCCCAAGTATCCCCGGATTAGTGCACCTGGAAGGAACAAACTTGATCAGTACGGGATTCTTAAATATCCTCTCACCACCGAGTCTGCGATGAAAAAGATCGAGGACAATAATACACTTGTTTTTATTGTTGACATCAAGGCTGACAAAAAGAAGATTAAGGATGCGGTGAAGAAAATGTATGATATCCAGACAAAGAAAGTCAATACCTTGATCAG GCCTGATGGAACGAAGAAGGCATATGTGAGGTTGACACCCGACTATGATGCTTTGGATGTGGCGAACAAAATTGGAATCATCTAA